One window of the Wolbachia endosymbiont of Ctenocephalides felis wCfeJ genome contains the following:
- a CDS encoding NAD-glutamate dehydrogenase → MCVDYNVDTESLFKLVNREDQKEKEKIKEFIKYFYNFIYNSDLKVNDKFLLYIAEDAYNFILKKEKKESKLKINNVHNIPGIEGSFTIIKITNDDMPFLVDSVIATIKSHGLTVCYYSNSVINVKRKNGLIDEIGCLKEDSCVKESVIYLIIKGISDNFVDTLEESLRKTLKAVNCVVKDWPLMLKKLDEASLSVIPVLDTGIQEKDTWIPVSSTGTTPDRNQEQKDFLAWLKNNNFVFLGYQECTPDKNGKLVPSGEENLGLIRASEEYQNVLIPCEDLDHLYILRSDLVSIVHRRTYMNCIGINEFDNQGELIKERRFFGLFTSVAEVQDIRTIPLIKDKVKIIEKRAGFVPGGHNNKALVSILQAFSCDELFQSNEDELFKICTSIMSLAIRPRVKLFLRKVGDFVSCIVLIPMRYASARLMFKIRDILKDETDAESSDIYNNHIINEYNLMKLHVVLKTKSTDVFDDEVLRIENKLRNITEKWEDRFIDNLYNTFSTVEDVFIRYCKAFPISYQESFDPYDAYYDMKKLEIVRKKRVSEVDLRLTRDNLNYQLKVYTPSNGGLELSKILKIIKNLGAKILSHNGYYIEINGGIWIHHFVLSRVDELINNITLKEQFEITLTKVFGREIKNDYFNSLIIIAGLEWREVLLIRALSAYLKQTSFNYNPEYIQKVTSDYPKIVKYLIKLFHVRFNPHIDIDRGETTDIFREKIEELLKEVSNVSHDYVLRSMFNLIMAILRTSYYQDDKPYLSTKFDSSKINGLPDPRPYRELYVYSNLFEGIHLRGGKLARGGLRWSDRTEDYRTEVLGLMKAQMTKNAVIVPVGAKGGFVIKKVYRDKNILREKGVECYKDFIRGMLDITDNVVDGKIVPPQNVIRYDEDDPYLVVAADKGTASFSDYANQVASEYNFWLGDAFASGGSAGYDHKKIGITARGAWIAAQRHFWRMNKDIYQDVTVVGIGDMAGDLFGNGMLLSRNIRLIGAFNHIHIFIDPNPDAERSFTERKRLFELPFSTWMDYDKDLISPGGGVFERSSKQINISQEMKKCFDITEDVLSPNDLIRCLLKAKVDFIWNGGIGTFVKAKNESHGMVGDKANNELRVNGEDIRASVFVEGGNLGCTQLGRIEYAEKGGYINADFVDNSAGVICSDLEVNIKIAFVSIMKEGGISLEKRNVILASMVDEVASKVLEDHNRIETKALLLECLQAKERLEQHHRLLLSLEKSGLLNRSGEFLPTDEEIARMLTGVEGFSSPQLAVLMSYTRTAIKNEIIHSDLPEKDSLCHDYLLNYFPQKMVTEFKNFILKHQLRREIVSTCIANDVVNRMGCIFINNLVENTGIKVYEAVNVYIAVNHLYNLNSLWQKIDELDGKIDVNAYLQVVRSVQKFIGRVSFWLVKNLGKLSFVDLDDVTRFKDAIETLGQNLTDVLDEHLLKVYYHRSTSLVELNVNKDLAKEVANLCILAYALDVVSIAEQTSLPILDAGKIYFELKSLLRFDLIRTIAIKMKGHSSYWDRSLINDLLDDLSSYHYKLTVKVIKSTDNREDKVQTWAFNDKDCVERYNSFLDDMVASKLDLSKLIFIIRRIKVLSS, encoded by the coding sequence ATGTGTGTAGATTATAATGTTGACACTGAGTCTTTATTTAAGTTAGTTAATCGAGAAGATCAGAAAGAAAAGGAAAAAATTAAAGAGTTTATAAAATACTTTTATAATTTTATTTATAACAGTGATTTAAAGGTCAATGATAAATTCCTTCTGTACATTGCAGAAGATGCATACAACTTCATTCTCAAAAAGGAAAAAAAAGAAAGTAAATTAAAAATAAACAATGTGCACAACATACCAGGGATAGAAGGCAGTTTTACTATAATTAAGATAACGAATGACGACATGCCTTTTCTGGTTGACTCTGTTATTGCAACTATTAAATCACACGGTTTAACTGTATGCTATTATAGCAATAGTGTAATTAATGTTAAGAGAAAAAATGGTCTGATTGATGAGATTGGTTGTTTAAAAGAGGATAGTTGTGTCAAGGAGTCAGTAATATATTTAATTATTAAAGGCATAAGTGATAATTTTGTTGATACACTAGAAGAATCTTTACGAAAAACACTAAAAGCGGTTAATTGCGTTGTGAAAGACTGGCCATTAATGCTCAAGAAGCTTGATGAAGCAAGTCTTTCTGTCATCCCAGTACTTGACACTGGAATCCAGGAAAAGGACACGTGGATTCCAGTGTCAAGTACTGGAACGACACCAGACCGAAATCAAGAGCAAAAAGATTTTCTAGCTTGGTTAAAGAATAATAACTTCGTATTTTTAGGTTATCAAGAATGCACTCCTGATAAAAATGGAAAGCTTGTTCCAAGCGGTGAGGAAAATCTTGGTTTGATAAGAGCAAGTGAAGAGTATCAAAACGTATTGATTCCTTGTGAGGACCTTGATCATTTGTACATATTGAGGTCAGATCTGGTCTCAATAGTTCACCGCCGTACATATATGAATTGTATAGGAATAAATGAGTTTGATAATCAAGGAGAATTAATAAAAGAAAGACGTTTTTTTGGATTATTCACTTCTGTAGCAGAAGTACAGGATATTCGCACTATTCCGTTAATAAAGGATAAAGTTAAAATAATAGAGAAAAGAGCAGGATTTGTGCCTGGTGGCCACAACAATAAAGCTTTAGTTTCTATTCTACAAGCATTTTCTTGTGATGAATTATTCCAATCAAATGAAGACGAGTTGTTTAAGATTTGTACTTCGATTATGTCTCTTGCGATCAGGCCAAGAGTCAAATTATTTTTAAGAAAAGTAGGAGATTTTGTTAGTTGCATAGTACTGATACCGATGCGTTACGCTAGTGCTAGGCTAATGTTCAAGATACGTGATATACTGAAAGATGAAACAGATGCAGAAAGTTCAGATATTTATAACAATCACATTATTAATGAATATAATTTGATGAAGTTACATGTGGTGCTAAAGACTAAAAGTACCGATGTTTTCGATGATGAAGTTTTGCGTATCGAAAACAAATTAAGGAACATTACAGAAAAGTGGGAAGATCGTTTTATAGACAATCTATATAACACTTTCAGTACTGTTGAAGATGTATTTATCCGCTATTGCAAGGCATTTCCAATAAGCTATCAAGAGAGTTTTGACCCTTACGATGCATATTATGATATGAAAAAATTGGAGATAGTGAGGAAGAAAAGGGTTAGCGAGGTTGATTTAAGGCTTACTCGTGACAATCTTAATTATCAATTAAAAGTTTACACTCCAAGCAATGGGGGACTTGAATTATCGAAAATATTGAAAATTATTAAAAATTTGGGAGCAAAGATCCTATCTCATAATGGTTATTATATAGAAATTAACGGCGGAATATGGATACACCATTTTGTATTATCAAGAGTAGATGAATTAATAAACAATATTACTCTTAAGGAACAATTTGAGATAACGCTTACGAAAGTATTCGGTAGAGAAATTAAAAATGATTATTTCAACAGTTTAATCATTATTGCTGGGCTCGAGTGGAGAGAAGTGCTTTTGATTAGAGCGCTAAGTGCTTATCTAAAGCAAACGTCATTTAACTACAACCCAGAATATATACAAAAAGTAACCTCAGATTATCCCAAAATAGTAAAGTATTTGATAAAGCTGTTTCATGTGAGGTTTAATCCCCATATAGATATCGATAGAGGAGAGACCACTGACATCTTTAGAGAAAAAATTGAGGAACTCCTAAAGGAAGTTAGCAATGTTTCACATGATTACGTTTTACGTTCAATGTTTAATTTAATAATGGCCATTTTAAGGACCAGTTATTATCAAGATGATAAACCTTACTTATCTACAAAATTTGATTCAAGTAAGATAAATGGTTTGCCTGATCCGCGTCCATATCGTGAATTATATGTTTATTCAAACCTTTTTGAAGGAATACATTTAAGAGGAGGAAAACTAGCGCGTGGTGGTTTAAGATGGTCAGATAGGACGGAAGACTACCGCACTGAAGTTTTGGGTCTCATGAAAGCTCAGATGACGAAAAATGCAGTTATTGTTCCCGTTGGCGCAAAGGGTGGATTCGTAATAAAGAAAGTTTATAGAGATAAAAATATTTTAAGAGAAAAAGGTGTTGAGTGCTATAAGGACTTTATCAGAGGAATGCTTGATATTACTGATAATGTAGTTGATGGTAAAATAGTTCCACCGCAGAATGTAATTAGATATGACGAAGACGATCCGTATTTAGTAGTTGCAGCAGATAAAGGTACTGCTTCATTTTCTGATTATGCTAATCAAGTAGCCTCTGAGTATAATTTTTGGCTTGGCGATGCATTTGCATCTGGTGGATCGGCAGGTTATGACCACAAAAAGATAGGTATTACAGCAAGAGGTGCATGGATTGCAGCACAAAGGCATTTTTGGCGAATGAATAAGGATATTTACCAAGATGTAACTGTAGTTGGGATTGGGGATATGGCAGGTGACCTGTTTGGAAACGGTATGCTGCTTTCGAGAAATATACGTCTAATTGGGGCGTTTAACCATATACATATTTTTATCGATCCAAATCCTGATGCAGAGAGGAGTTTTACAGAGCGTAAGCGCCTTTTTGAATTACCATTTTCAACCTGGATGGATTATGATAAAGATTTAATTTCGCCAGGTGGAGGGGTGTTTGAGCGTAGCAGCAAGCAAATCAATATTTCTCAAGAAATGAAAAAATGCTTTGATATAACCGAAGATGTGTTATCTCCTAATGACTTGATCAGGTGTCTGTTGAAAGCAAAAGTAGATTTTATATGGAACGGAGGAATTGGCACATTCGTTAAAGCGAAAAATGAAAGTCATGGTATGGTCGGTGACAAAGCAAACAATGAATTGAGAGTAAATGGCGAAGATATTAGAGCTTCTGTGTTTGTCGAGGGAGGCAATCTTGGTTGTACGCAGCTCGGAAGAATAGAGTATGCAGAGAAGGGCGGATATATTAATGCAGATTTTGTTGATAATTCAGCAGGAGTAATATGTTCCGACCTTGAAGTTAACATCAAAATTGCATTTGTTTCAATCATGAAAGAGGGGGGAATTTCCTTAGAGAAAAGGAATGTAATACTGGCTAGCATGGTAGATGAGGTTGCATCTAAGGTGCTTGAAGACCATAACAGGATTGAAACAAAAGCATTACTACTTGAGTGTCTGCAAGCTAAAGAAAGGTTGGAACAGCACCATAGATTATTACTCAGTTTAGAGAAATCTGGATTGCTAAATCGAAGTGGAGAGTTTCTTCCAACTGACGAGGAAATAGCGAGAATGTTGACTGGAGTAGAAGGCTTTAGTTCTCCTCAGCTTGCTGTTCTAATGTCCTATACTAGGACAGCAATAAAAAATGAAATTATACACTCTGACTTACCTGAAAAAGATTCCTTGTGCCATGATTATTTACTAAATTACTTTCCGCAAAAGATGGTAACAGAGTTCAAGAATTTCATATTGAAACATCAACTTCGCAGAGAAATTGTCTCTACTTGTATTGCAAATGATGTAGTGAATAGGATGGGGTGTATATTTATTAATAATCTGGTTGAAAACACCGGAATTAAAGTATACGAAGCAGTCAATGTGTATATTGCTGTTAACCACCTATATAATTTAAATAGCCTGTGGCAGAAAATTGATGAACTGGATGGAAAGATAGATGTTAATGCGTACTTGCAGGTAGTGAGAAGTGTACAAAAGTTCATTGGTAGGGTATCATTTTGGCTAGTAAAAAATCTGGGCAAACTTAGCTTTGTAGATTTGGATGATGTGACCAGGTTTAAGGATGCAATTGAGACTTTGGGCCAGAACTTAACTGATGTCTTAGATGAACACCTATTAAAAGTCTACTACCATCGATCCACTTCTTTGGTCGAGCTTAATGTGAATAAAGATCTAGCAAAAGAAGTTGCTAACCTGTGTATTTTAGCCTATGCACTGGACGTTGTGTCCATTGCTGAACAAACATCTTTGCCTATTCTTGACGCTGGTAAAATATACTTCGAATTAAAATCTCTACTAAGATTCGATCTAATCAGAACAATTGCTATCAAAATGAAAGGTCATTCTTCCTATTGGGATCGCAGCTTAATTAATGATTTATTGGATGATTTAAGCAGTTATCATTATAAGCTAACTGTCAAAGTCATAAAATCCACTGATAACCGTGAAGATAAGGTTCAAACTTGGGCTTTTAATGATAAGGATTGTGTAGAACGTTATAATAGCTTCTTAGATGACATGGTTGCTTCTAAGCTTGATTTAAGCAAATTAATATTTATAATTAGAAGAATTAAAGTGCTCTCTTCATAG
- a CDS encoding PleD family two-component system response regulator has product MTARILVVDDVLSNVKLLEARLKAEYYTVVVAHDGQEAIDLVAKQQPDIILLDIMMPKINGFEVCKNLKSDPLTTHIPIIMVTALHDTHDRVQGINAGADDFLTKPIDETALSARIKSLTRLKMVIDELRLRGETNAEIGGVAGSSIMDYSNQIFGANILVIDEDIFQAEQIYNVLKQRFKSIKILNDPMEALKVGIENNYDLIISDMQFSKTDGLRLCSEFRSKVETRYTPILILSEDYDKNNLVKALDVGANDYLTVPLDESELIARVNLQVKRKRYQDALRMNLFNNVEMSIKDPLTNCYNRRYFDAHLRNIVKDSVEKDRRLSLMILDIDYFKVVNDDFGHSAGDELLKQIQKRISENIRVTDLLARFGGEEFVIVMPDTNISDAYTVAERIREIIAIEPFTLSDRNITHNVTVSIGVAEMQKSDLENIKKFIVRADRYLYQAKNSGRNRVVTD; this is encoded by the coding sequence ATGACAGCAAGGATTCTAGTAGTAGATGATGTGCTATCGAATGTTAAGCTTTTAGAAGCTCGACTAAAAGCAGAGTACTATACAGTTGTTGTAGCTCATGATGGTCAAGAAGCCATAGATTTAGTGGCAAAGCAACAGCCCGATATCATATTGCTTGATATTATGATGCCCAAAATAAATGGCTTTGAGGTTTGTAAGAACCTAAAAAGTGATCCCTTGACAACCCATATTCCAATAATTATGGTAACTGCATTGCATGACACCCACGATAGAGTACAGGGCATCAATGCTGGTGCAGATGACTTCCTAACTAAACCAATAGATGAAACTGCTTTGTCTGCGAGAATTAAGTCTCTTACGCGCTTAAAAATGGTAATAGATGAGTTGCGTTTGAGAGGAGAAACTAATGCTGAGATTGGTGGGGTAGCAGGAAGCAGTATCATGGATTATTCTAATCAGATTTTTGGTGCTAACATACTTGTTATTGATGAGGACATCTTTCAAGCAGAGCAGATATATAATGTACTAAAGCAGCGCTTTAAGTCAATTAAAATACTGAATGATCCGATGGAGGCGTTGAAGGTTGGTATTGAGAATAATTACGATCTGATTATTTCTGACATGCAATTCTCAAAAACCGATGGCCTACGTTTGTGTTCTGAATTTCGTAGTAAAGTAGAAACACGTTATACACCAATTCTGATCCTTTCTGAAGATTATGACAAAAACAATTTAGTAAAAGCACTGGATGTAGGTGCTAACGATTACTTAACAGTGCCTTTGGATGAGAGTGAGTTAATAGCAAGGGTTAATTTACAAGTGAAACGCAAAAGGTATCAAGATGCTTTGAGAATGAATTTATTTAATAATGTGGAGATGTCTATAAAAGATCCACTAACTAACTGTTATAACAGAAGATATTTTGATGCACACTTAAGAAACATTGTTAAGGACTCTGTAGAAAAGGATAGAAGACTATCCCTTATGATACTTGACATAGACTATTTTAAGGTAGTAAATGACGATTTTGGACATAGTGCTGGGGATGAACTTTTAAAGCAAATACAGAAGAGAATTTCTGAAAATATCAGAGTGACGGATTTATTGGCTAGGTTTGGTGGTGAGGAATTCGTTATTGTAATGCCAGATACAAATATATCAGATGCGTACACTGTTGCAGAGAGGATACGCGAAATTATTGCTATAGAACCTTTCACACTCTCGGATAGGAACATAACCCATAATGTAACTGTGAGCATTGGAGTTGCAGAAATGCAAAAATCAGATCTTGAGAATATCAAAAAATTCATAGTGCGTGCTGATAGATATTTATATCAAGCAAAAAATAGTGGCAGAAATAGGGTGGTTACTGACTAG